A stretch of DNA from Calditrichota bacterium:
AGGGGGCTATCGGCGGGGGAAACGGCCAACGTGCGGGAGCTGTTGGTAGGCCTGGGAAAAGAGCGTGCGGGCGGGCAATCGCGGTGGCCCGACCACAGGCACAGTTGCGCACATGAAATTTCCGTAACGCCGCGAAAAAATACTTGACTTTTTTGCGAGCGTTTCGTATATTGCGGCTGACTTTTGCAAGCGGGTGCGCCTGGGGGACAGGCACCGCGGCTCCTCCTGGCAGGGGGATCCCCTGACCGACAACGTGAGAGTACCGCAGGCTGCGCCCGAGGGCGCGAGGCCAAGGGATTTCTCGTATGCCTCGCGCGTATTGCCCACAGCGAGCGGGGGAACGCAAATGATTGAGCTTCTTTCTTTGAGGGAGACGGGGAGCAGCGGGAAGAGGGGGAGATGGGGAAAGGGCGGGGCGGCTCTCGATTCCACAACCGTACCGGCTTTTCGGAGCAGAGGGGTTTGCAATGAAAGCATGGAGAGCCGTAAAAAGGGGGTTGCGGCGCCGGCCCGGCCTCAGGGCGGCGCTGAGTATGGTCCTGGTAGCAGCCATGGGGGCAAGTGCAGGCTGCGGCATATGCACGGGCGCTCCACTTGCCCTGGTGGCGGCGGCAGCCTTTGCCGCTTGCGCGGTGGCGGTGGCGACCGTACATTGAGCTTCTCTGCTGCCAGGCAACAAAGGGGACTTGTTCAGGGAACAGGGGATGTGCTCTACTATGCCTGATCACAGTCCTTTCTGAGGTAACGAGACTACTGCGCCGCTGTCCGCGGCAGCCCTGCACAGGGTGATGCGGATGACTCTTCACGCTCTTCTCCAGGGGGCAGGGACCTCAAGAGCACAACAGGGTTGGATGGGTTGCGGTGAGACGGGAAGCGCGGGGTGCCTTGAGGCACTCGACACGGTAAGCGTTCTTGTCGGAACGGCGTTCTCTGATCGCCGCCGACCCTTGACTTTAGAGTTGTGACCGCTGTGCTGGTGACGATCCGGGAGAGGTAGATGACGATCACGGTACGATCACGGATCAGCAGAGGGGAGCAGACGAGCCTGCGCACGCTCGGGGCTCCAGCCCGGCCAGGGGAGAGGCCGGAGTACGGCCAGCACGGCGCACGCGCCACGAGCGCCCCGACCCGCCTCGCCAAAGCGCGGTGCCTCACCAGCGACGAGGGAGAGACGCAGGCCAACTTCTTGCGCGAGGCCGAGGCGCTCGCCTGCTCAGGCGAGGACATGCCGCTCAGCCACCTGCCAACGATGAATTCCCACAGAAGAACATTTGTGTGCGGCGGCGTGTATGCCCGCATGGTGGGGGATTCCACCCTCCGGGCTAAGCCCATTCGCCGGGCGGCGGCCGGTATCCCGCGGCCGATGGGAGTGTCCCTGCTGGGCGCCGTGGTCGATGTGGCGAGCTGGCGTGAGATGGGCCTTCAGCTCAAGGAGCAAGGGAGACCGGGGCGAGAGGGGCGCGCCCGAGGCTCGGTGGCGAGATGCGGAGCGCCGCACTGGCGCGCGGCGCGAGGCCTAGACCGCCTAGACACAAGGCGGCCGTGGGCGGCCAGCACTACGGTGAGATTGATTGGCACGGGGCGGGGACGCGAGAGGGAGACAGTACGGTGACAATGACGAGACAGGCGGCATGCTATGCTTGGGTGGCCAGCGCCGTGCTGCTGTGCGCAGGACTTGCCGTGGCGCAGCAGACCACTGCACCCCAGGCGGCCCGCTACTTCTTAGGCAAAGAGGACGAAATCCTCATGCAGGTCAACGTGTGGGGCTTTGTCCGGCAGCCGGGCCAGTACATGGTTCCCTACGACACCGACCTCATCAGCCTGCTTTCCTATGCGGGCGGGCCGCAGGAGGAAGCCAAGATCAAGAGCGTCAAGGTGATTCGCGCAAGCGGCGGCGATAGCGGCGCGGCGCAGGTCATCGAGGTGGACGTGAAAAAGTTCCTCAAATCCGCCGATGCCTCCATGATCCCCAGGCTGAAGCCGGGCGACACCGTGGTGGTCTCGGGCACCACCTTCCACTTTGTCAGCAAATTCTTCGAATTCGTCTGGCGCATCGGCTTGGTGGTGCAAGTCGTAGCAATGATAGACTACTACTTTAGGCGCTAACCGCCCGCTGCTGAGGTACACGTCATGCAAGAGCCTATCCAGCGACAGTTGTCCCTGAAGGACTATATGCGCGTCCTTTACCGGGCGCGGTGGATCATCCTCATCTGCTTCTTAGCGGTCGTGGGCTCCACCGCTTTCTTCACCTTCCGCGCCGAGCCCATCTACGAGGCTACTGCCAAGCTCATGATCCAGGATGAGGGCGGCGTCGGCAGGATGGTGTTCGACGTCACCGGCTACATGAAGAAAGAGACCATGATCAACAACCAGGTGGAGATCTTGAAGAGCCGGTCGGTGGCGGAGAGGGTGGTGCAGAGCTTGGAGGCCTCGCCGCATGCAGCCACGCTGCGCATCTTGGGCAACGAGCCGGAGAACGGCAAAAAGCGCGGGGGGCGACGACTTGGCCTGTTCGGCGGCCCGAAGGCGCTTCCTCTCGAGGAGCAGGCGCGCGCCCGTCGGGAGGCGGCCATCAAGGCGATCCGCAGTGGGATCAAGGTGACGCCGGTGCGCAGCAGTGACATGATCAACCTCTCCTTCGAGGCCCCCTCGGCCTTTGAGGCGGCCTTTGTCACCAACACCATTGCCGACGAGTTCAAAAAGTTCAACCAGGCGCAGAGCCAGGCCGAGGTGCGCCAGGTGAAGCAGTTCTTGGAAGAGCAGTTGGGGCTCATCCAGGAGCAGCTCAGCCGCTCCGAAGAGGCCTTGCGCGCCTACAAGGAGCGCGAGCGGGTGGTGTCCCTGGACAAGGAAACGGAAGCTTTGGTGAGCAAGGCCGCCGAGTTCGAGTCCATGCTCAAGGAAGCGCAGACGGCCCTTGCCGAAAACAAGGAGCGGCTCAAGTTCATCGACGAGCAGTTGGAAAAGAGCCGGCAGCACTTTGACATCGACGCGGTGTCGGCCAGCCCCTACCTACAGGAGATCAAGCGGCAGTTGGCAGAGAAGGAAGCCAGCTTGGCCGTGTTCATGGCCCAGTTGGTGGAGGTAGGCGCGCTTGAGGAAAAGCGCAGCGACATCCAGTTGCGGCAGAAGCAGATCGAGGCCCTCAAGGACAAGTTCAAGGAGGAGGTCACGCGCCTCGCCGCCTCCGAGATGCTCGACCCTATGAGCGTGTCCACCGCCCTTTTCCAGCGCAAGATCGAGGTGGAGACCGAGCTGCAGTCGCTACAACCGCGCGTGGAGGCGTTGCAGGGGATCGTCAACCGCTTCAACCGCGAGATGGAGGCTTTGCCGGAGAAGGCCTTGGAACTAGCCCGCCTGCAACGTGCCGCTCAGGTGGACGAGAAACTCTACGTCATGCTCCAGGAAAAATACCA
This window harbors:
- a CDS encoding SLBB domain-containing protein; amino-acid sequence: MTMTRQAACYAWVASAVLLCAGLAVAQQTTAPQAARYFLGKEDEILMQVNVWGFVRQPGQYMVPYDTDLISLLSYAGGPQEEAKIKSVKVIRASGGDSGAAQVIEVDVKKFLKSADASMIPRLKPGDTVVVSGTTFHFVSKFFEFVWRIGLVVQVVAMIDYYFRR
- a CDS encoding polysaccharide biosynthesis tyrosine autokinase — protein: MQEPIQRQLSLKDYMRVLYRARWIILICFLAVVGSTAFFTFRAEPIYEATAKLMIQDEGGVGRMVFDVTGYMKKETMINNQVEILKSRSVAERVVQSLEASPHAATLRILGNEPENGKKRGGRRLGLFGGPKALPLEEQARARREAAIKAIRSGIKVTPVRSSDMINLSFEAPSAFEAAFVTNTIADEFKKFNQAQSQAEVRQVKQFLEEQLGLIQEQLSRSEEALRAYKERERVVSLDKETEALVSKAAEFESMLKEAQTALAENKERLKFIDEQLEKSRQHFDIDAVSASPYLQEIKRQLAEKEASLAVFMAQLVEVGALEEKRSDIQLRQKQIEALKDKFKEEVTRLAASEMLDPMSVSTALFQRKIEVETELQSLQPRVEALQGIVNRFNREMEALPEKALELARLQRAAQVDEKLYVMLQEKYQESRITEVGQLGNVTIIDRAEVPVSPVKPKKRVNLMLGAVIGLMLGLGIAFVMEYMDTSVRSIEDVEALGLNLMGTIPVIRATQRDGRPEGVPGRRLDEETRRIEERLVTHLRPKSPVSEAYRSLRTSIQFARSDVPVRTLVVTSAGPKEGKSTTVANLAITMAQLNTRTLLVDADLRRPVLHKLFGLRGDMGLTNLLVGKATLDEVLQSTAVENLTVVPAGVLPPNPSELLGSQQMQACMDQFRQRFDVVLFDTPPVIAVTDAPLLARLVDGVLLVVNSGSTDREALLRAKEVLDQVNAPVLGVLLNNITASNMYGSYYYYYYYHYYYYGDGEKKKEKVKKRRRRGSEVA